A stretch of Lathyrus oleraceus cultivar Zhongwan6 chromosome 6, CAAS_Psat_ZW6_1.0, whole genome shotgun sequence DNA encodes these proteins:
- the LOC127091864 gene encoding uncharacterized protein LOC127091864, producing MAVPGRRNGFNEDDDEESNGIFEEQSLVVEETDTPPHLRDLSHAAQTGDLNALRLALDNLSGSIDEPLEDGDSALHLTCLYGHFGCAQLLLERGADLEAKDEDGAIPLHDACAGGFLEIVQLLLNRANDAEHIKRMLESVDSEGDTPLHHAARGEHADVIRLLLSNGASATKENLYGKTPAELPEHGTDARRLLEAATTAMAT from the exons ATGGCGGTTCCTGGGCGGCGCAATGGTTTCAACGAAGACGATGATGAAGAATCCAACGGTATTTTCGAAGAGCAGTCTCTCGTTGTTGAAGAAACCGATACTCCTCCTCATCTCCGGGACCTCTCCCATGCCGCCCAAACCGGCGACCTCAACGCCCTCCGCCTCGCTCTCG ATAACTTGAGTGGTAGTATTGATGAACCTTTGGAGGATGGGGATAGCGCTCTTCATTTGACCTGTTTGTACGGCCATTTTGGATGCGCCCAG CTTCTACTAGAAAGAGGAGCTGATTTGGAGGCTAAGGATGAGGATGGAGCAATTCCTTTACACGATGCGTGTGCAGGAG GGTTTTTGGAGATAGTCCAACTTCTACTTAACAGAGCTAATGACGCCGAGCATATAAAAAGAATGTTAGAATCAGTCGATTCTGAGGGTGATACT CCTCTTCATCATGCTGCAAGAGGTGAGCATGCTGATGTAATTAGGTTGTTGCTTTCTAATGGTGCATCAGCCACAAAGGAAAACTTATATGGAAAG ACCCCTGCAGAGTTACCTGAACACGGCACAGATGCTAGGAGGCTGCTTGAAGCTGCTACTACTGCCATGGCAACCTAA
- the LOC127091863 gene encoding ras-related protein RABC2a, which produces MSSSSGQSSSYDLSFKILLIGDSAVGKSSLIVSFISGSVEDIAPTIGVDFKIKLLTVGDKRLKLTIWDTAGQERFRTLTSSYYRGAQGIILAYDVTRRETFTNLSEVWSKEVELYSTNQDCVKMLVGNKVDRESERAVSTEEGLALAKEFGCLFFECSAKTRENVDKCFEELTQKIMEVPSLLEEGSILVKRNILKQRQEPQTSQDGGCCI; this is translated from the exons ATGAGTTCATCTTCTGGTCAAAGCAGTAGCTATGACCTCTCTTTCAAGATCTTGTTGATTGGTGATTCTGCTGTTGGAAAAAGTAGCTTAATTGTTAGCTTCATCTCTGGTTCTGTTGAAGATATTGCTCCCACAATTG GTGTTGATTTTAAGATCAAGCTTCTCACAGTAGGTGACAAGAGATTGAAACTAACTATTTGGGACACTG CTGGGCAGGAAAGATTCAGAACTCTTACTAGCTCTTACTATAGAGGAGCGCAAGGAATCATTCTCG CTTATGATGTAACAAGAAGAGAAACATTTACAAACTTATCAGAGGTGTGGTCTAAAGAAGTGGAACTGTATTCAACTAATCAGGATTGTGTGAAGATGCTAGTTGGAAATAAAGTTGATAGG GAATCTGAACGGGCTGTGAGCACAGAAGAGGGTTTAGCACTTGCAAAAGAATTTGGATGCTTGTTTTTTGAATGCAGTGCCAAAACTCGAGAAAATGTAGACAAGTGCTTTGAGGAACTTACACAAAAG ATAATGGAAGTTCCTAGTCTTTTGGAAGAAGGATCAATATTAGTGAAAAGGAATATTTTAAAGCAAAGACAGGAACCACAGACATCCCAAGATGGTGGTTGTTGCATCTAA